A portion of the Betta splendens chromosome 2, fBetSpl5.4, whole genome shotgun sequence genome contains these proteins:
- the tlr2 gene encoding toll-like receptor 2 has translation MSSAFGLNLLHSLLSLREHAGFFSLPLFTLGCSFNPSSYFLCDTHPPLSSQHIAVTSCQGSGFYKMGQHGPLYFTSFLFFTSLIWAQQFSPNENKSSCTRCDLQLVCNCSYGGFIFVPMVTERALTLDLSFNNITVVKSSDLADHALLRVLSLRGNKLSEIHLSAFDPLWSLEELDLSDNELAVLSNKWFSKLAVLQKLNLLNNPYSCLGSPPVFQGLLRLRTLAFGGFALTELKNGDLSGVTQLDELTVHANNLKSYESETLADIWPLGRVSLSLREAFVTDIALASAVLRDLSHPETPVTLQDIQFNTNLSFQPIKEMCDRRVRYMTFHNVSVSDNGIVNLLVAMDGAPVTLLSVHGITLMGHGRWEKASWTDHKSIDEFFLQNAVVLDVFQFVSLLELRFLLQYPRKVSVINSKVFVMPCNTSRLLTNLQYLDLSDNLLTDMTVTETLCDGDGSMKDLRVLNISGNALKSLSLMSNLVKRLSKLTLLDISRTGYSSMPQHCTWPVTLRLLNISMAKLSTVTSCLPRSLEVLDVSSNDLKEFTLDLPALRELHLSGNKFLRLPPGRLFPNLETLTIQSNTLNMFGHLDLQSFRRLRNLQAGENKFVCSCEFVAFFQSSIKGGGDVHLTDGEQRYVCDSPLYLQGAPVGGVRLSVFECQRVLFVSLSCGVALFVGVVLCVLLWRLHIVWYLRMMCAWLKAKHSSHRPCRPKDALLPFDAFVSYSERDACWVENFLVPELENPRETDEASGNPKSSRPLNLCLHKRDFLPGQWIVDNIMSAMERSRQTVFVLSENFVQSDWCRYELDFSHFWLFDGKAGREAAILILLEPLSKDDVPKRFYKLRKLMGSTTYLEWPQDEERRGEFWRSLRCALRGDED, from the exons atgaGCTCAGCCTTTGGGCTAAATTTACTGCACTCGTTGTTGTCTTTACGGGAACACGCTGGTTTCTTCTCACTACCTCTTTTCACACTCGGCTGCAGCTTCAACCCGTCCAGCTACTTCCTGTGTGAcactcatcctcctctgtcctctcagCACATCGCTGTCACCTCGTGTCAGGGATCAG GATTTTATAAGATGGGACAACACGGCCCCCTCTacttcacctccttcctcttcttcacttcCCTGATCTGGGCTCAGCAGTTCAGCCCAAATGAGAACAAATCATCCTGCACTCGCTGTGACCTGCAGCTTGTGTGTAACTGCTCATATGGTGGATTCATTTTTGTTCCCATGGTAACCGAACGGGCCCTGACCCTTGATCTTTCCTTCAACAACATCACCGTGGTGAAAAGTAGCGACCTGGCAGACCACGCACTTCTGAGGGTCCTGAGTCTTCGTG GTAATAAATTGTCTGAGATCCATCTATCAGCGTTTGACCCCCTGTGGAGCCTGGAGGAGCTCGACCTTTCAGACAATGAGCTCGCTGTCCTCAGCAACAAATGGTTCAGTAAGCTAGCGGTTCTGCAGAAGCTCAACCTACTCAACAACCCATACAG CTGCCTGGGCTCTCCTCCAGTGTTCCAGGGGCTGCTCAGGCTGAGGACCCTGGCCTTTGGAGGTTTTGCTCTGACTGAGCTTAAGAACGGGGATCTGTCTGGAGTCACTCAGCTGGACGAGCTCACTGTGCACGCCAACAACTTGAAAAG CTACGAATCTGAAACTCTAGCAGACATCTGGCCGCTGGGTCGAGTTAGTCTGAGCCTCCGTGAAGCGTTTGTGACTGACATAGCTTTAGCCTCTGCAGTGCTCAGGGACCTGTCGCACCCTGAGACACCGGTCACTCTACAGGACATCCAGTTCAACACAAATCTGTCCTTTCAGCCCATCAAGGAGATGTGTGACAGGAGAGTCAG GTACATGACATTTCACAACGTTTCTGTGTCTGATAACGGCATAGTGAACCTGCTGGTGGCCATGGATGGGGCTCCAGTTACCTTACTGTCTGTGCACGGCATCACACTGATGGGCCACGGCAG GTGGGAAAAGGCCAGCTGGACCGATCACAAGAGTATCGATGAATTCTTTTTACAAAACGCTGTGGTGCTGGACGTCTTCCAGTTTGTGTCATTACTAGAGCTCAGGTTTTTGCTGCAGTACCCAAGGAAGGTGTCAGTCATCAACTCTAAG GTGTTTGTGATGCCGTGTAACACGTCCCGCCTGCTGACCAACCTGCAGTACCTGGACCTGTCTGACAACTTGCTGACTGACATGACGGTGACGGAGACCCTGTGTGACGGAGACGGCTCCATGAAGGACCTTCGAGTCTTAAACATCAGTGGAAACGCTCTGAAG TCTCTGTCTCTGATGAGCAACCTGGTCAAGAGACTCTCCAAACTGACCCTTCTGGACATCAGCAGAACCGGCTACAGCTCCATGCCTCAGCACTGCACTTGGCCCGTCACATTACGACTGCTGAACATTTCTATGGCAAAACTCAGCAccgtcacttcctgtctgcccaGGTCTCTGGAG GTGTTAGATGTGAGCAGCAATGATCTCAAAGAGTTCACTCTGGACCTGCCTGCCCTGCGAGAGCTCCACCTATCTGGAAATAAGTTTCTGAGGCTGCCCCCAGGACGTCTGTTCCCCAACCTGGAGACACTGACAATACAG TCAAACACATTGAACATGTTTGGCCATTTAGACCTTCAGTCATTCAGACGACTCCGGAACCTGCAGGCGGGTGAGAACAAGTTTGTCTGCTCCTGTGAGTTTGTTGCCTTCTTCCAGTCCAGCATTAAAGGAGGTGGAGACGTCCATTTAACAGATGGCGAGCAGCGCTACGTCTGCGACTCTCCGCTCTACCTGCAGGGGGCGCCCGTGGGTGGGgtccgcctgtctgtctttgaGTGTCAGCGGGTTTTGTTCGTATCGCTGAGCTGTGGGGTGGCGCTGTTTGTTGGGGTTGTGCTGTGCGTGCTGCTGTGGCGGCTCCACATCGTCTGGTACCTCCGGATGATGTGCGCGTGGCTCAAGGCCAAGCACAGCTCCCACCGGCCCTGCCGACCCAAAGATGCGCTGCTGCCCTTCGACGCCTTCGTTTCATACAGTGAGAGAGATGCTTGCTGGGTGGAAAACTTCTTGGTGCCTGAGTTGGAGAACCCAAG GGAGACAGATGAGGCGTCTGGAAATCCCAAATCCTCCCGTCCGCTGAACCTGTGCCTTCACAAACGAGACTTCCTTCCTGGTCAGTGGATTGTGGACAACATCATGAGCGCCATGGAGCGCAGCCGGCAAACCGTCTTCGTGCTGTCTGAGAACTTCGTCCAGTCTGACTGGTGCCGCTACGAGTTGGACTTTTCCCACTTCTGGCTCTTTGATGGGAAGGCCGGCAGAGAGGCAGCCATCTTGATCTTGTTGGAGCCACTGTCCAAGGACGACGTCCCCAAACGGTTTTACAAGCTGCGCAAGCTCATGGGCTCCACCACTTACCTGGAGTGGCCTCAGGACGAGGAGCGCAGGGGGGAGTTCTGGAGGAGCCTCCGCTGCGCTCTGAGGGGAGACGAGGACTGA